The Haloprofundus salinisoli region GCGCCCGCTCATCTCCTGGAAGTTTTTCACGCCCATGTACGCCAGCAGCCCGCCGAACAGCGTACGGCCGAGGACGAACACCAGTCGCCCAACTGCGCTGCCGACGCTCATTCGTCGCCGCTCCTGTCGAGACGAACAGTTCGCTTCGTGAGAATGTACATTTCGTCCGTATATAAGGGCCGAAAACGGATAATCGTTGCTTCAGCGGAAGAGAAGTCGGGTACCGAACGCCCGCACTCAGAGCAGAATCGCTAACACCGACGACCCGACGAGAACGGCGTGTGACGCGGCGTGGCCGACCATCGCGGCTTCGAGACTCCGTCGCCAGAACAGCCAGCCGAACGCGACACCGCCGACGGCGTTCAGCAGTACCGTCCGCGCGACGAGTCCGGGACTCACCGGGATGCCGAGCGAATCGGCGGTCCCGAGGAGCGCCGGCAGGTGTCCGACGCCGAAGGCGACGGCGGCGATGAGAATACCCGCCCAGACCACTCCCTCGGATGGGCCGACACCCGTCCCGAGCAGTCGCCACCCGAGATAGACGAGGAGCGAGACCAGCCCCCACCGCAACAGCAGTTCCTCGACGATGCCGCCGTAGAGAAACCGAAGCGGCACCGTCGCCAGTAGCTCGGCGACGGACGGCGTCGCGCCGCCTCCATGGAGTTGCGCGACTTCGGGGACGACGAGCGCCGCGGCGGCGTCGAACCCGACGATGGCGACGCCGGCGGCGAGGCCGACGCCGACGGCGGTCGAGAGTTCGGAGCGGAGATTCGAGAGCAGCGGCGTCCCGCGGGCGACGCGTTCGTCGACGTGCGAGCGAAATCCGGCGCGAGGCGCACAGTAGGCCCCGACGACGACGGCCACGAGCAACAGCAGCGTGTTCGGAATCAGCGAAGCGGCGACCAGAAGCGAGAGCGGCAGGTCGACACCGGGCGGCAGCGGTGTCGTACCCAACTGGGTCGCGAGGGTCATCCCGAGCGCTGCGATACCGAGGAGACCGAGCGCGAACAGTGCGAGAACGCGGCGGAGAAACGAACCGCGGTCGGAGTCGACGGACGGCGTTTCGTCCGCCGTAGCGGAGTCGGACGGCGAGGACATGGTCGACAGTGGTTCACGGTCGGTGATAAATTGAGAGGAGCGAAGCGCTCTCCGAAGCGACGACGCGACCCGAGAGTCGCAGTTCTACGCTCGGTACCGACCCGGCGAGAACCCGTCTCAGCTCCGGAGGGCGCGGACGAGGTAGCCGATAGCCGCGCCGAACAGCGCGAGGTTCTTCATGAAATGAATCTGCTGGTCCTGTCGCCCCTCGTCCTCGTCGAGGTTCCAG contains the following coding sequences:
- a CDS encoding CPBP family intramembrane glutamic endopeptidase; its protein translation is MSSPSDSATADETPSVDSDRGSFLRRVLALFALGLLGIAALGMTLATQLGTTPLPPGVDLPLSLLVAASLIPNTLLLLVAVVVGAYCAPRAGFRSHVDERVARGTPLLSNLRSELSTAVGVGLAAGVAIVGFDAAAALVVPEVAQLHGGGATPSVAELLATVPLRFLYGGIVEELLLRWGLVSLLVYLGWRLLGTGVGPSEGVVWAGILIAAVAFGVGHLPALLGTADSLGIPVSPGLVARTVLLNAVGGVAFGWLFWRRSLEAAMVGHAASHAVLVGSSVLAILL